The DNA region TATTGAGCTAACAGTTCGGCTTGCCGAAGAGATGTTGAGCGCCGCGGGCCTGCACGGAGCTGACCCAGCGGCAGCGCTAAAAGATGGTCGAGCCATGGACGTTTAGCGGCGGATGATCAAGGCCCAGGGCGGCGATCCGGAGGCAGCCCTTCCGGTAGCCAAAGAGTCTGAGGTGATTTATGCCCCGGCGGACGGCGTCTTGGTTGGCTTGGATGCACTCAGTGTTGGCATTGCGGCCTGGCGGCTTGGTGCTGGCCGGGCGCGAAAAGAATGATGTAGTGCAAGCTGGTGCGGGGGTCCGAATGTATGCCAAGCCGGGGGCTGTGGTTCGCGCTGGTGAACCGCTGATGCCCTTACTGACCGATACTCCAGAGCGATTTGAACGAGCCAAAGAAGCGCTGGCGGACGCTGTGACCATCGCGCCGGAGGGATCGCGGCCGGCAAATCAACTGATCATGGACCGAATCGCCTGAACTCATACCGTGGGGTGACATGCTGCAGCAAGGTTCACCCTTAGGAGCGATAGCTTCTGCAAATGCTGCGTGGGACGATTAATGCAACCTCGCACTAGTACAAGGAGCCGTCCTTCGTGGACTTAATAGAATTGTTCCGCGGTCTCAATGAGATGATCGCGCACTCTGCAAGCCAGTGGTGGATTGTTCCGCTAGTGACGCTGTTCTGTCTGATCGATGGTTTCTTTATCTTTCTGCCTAGCGAGACGGCGATTGTGGCGTTGGCTGCAGTTTCGTTGAGCACGGGGGAGCCGAACGTTTGGCTCTTGATGGCCGGTGGTGCGATCGGTGCGATCATCGGTGACAACATTGCGTATCAGCTGGGCCGAAGAATTGGCACTGCTGGCTTCAAATGGATGCGGCGGCCTAAGGTTGCCAAAGCGTTTGACTGGGCCAGAATGGAGCTGGATAAACGCGGTGCCGTATTGATTCTGACCGCGCGTTACATTCCCGTTGGTCGAGTTGCGGTGAACTTTACCGCTGGAGCCACCCAGTACCCCTGGCGAAAGTTTGCCGCCGTCGACGCTGTTGCTTGTGTGACATGGGCTGCCTACAGCGTAGGTATTGGCACCTTTGCCGGCAGCTGGATCAAGAACAATCACTTGTTGGGTGTTGGAATTGCGATCGTCTTTGCCATCATCATCGGATTCCTCGTCGATCATCTGATGAAGATGTTTCACAAATGGCTTGAAAAGCGTTCGCAAAAACAAGCAGCTAGTGTGGAAAGCGATCTCGTTGCCGAGCCGAGCGAAGCCAACACCAAGGTAAGCAAAACGACGGTCCCCAGCGTCGAACCTGGTTCTAACATTCCATAAGCCAAATTCCAGTAGAGTTGAGCCGTGACTACCGAAGCCCAGATTTCATCAGACGTGCCCTTCGATATCCGTAGCTTGCCGAAAGTCTCGCTACATGATCATTTGGACGGCGGCTTGCGCCCGGCCACGATCATCGAGCTCGCAGCGCAGATCGGCCACACGCTACCTTCAACTGATCCCGCGGCGCTCGGAGCCTGGTTCCGTGAGTCCGCAGATTCCGGATCATTGGTCCGTTACTTAGAGACCTTCGAGCACACGGTTGCCGTGATGCAAACTCGCGAAGGCTTGCAGCGGGTGGCGCGCGAATTCGTCGAGGATCTAGCCGACGACGGCGTGGTCTACGGTGAGGTGCGCTGGGCGCCGGAGCAGCACTTGACTAAGGGGTTGAGCTTGGATGAGGCTGTCGAAGCCGTCCAAGCTGGGATCGAAGAAGGCACCGAAGCGATCGAAGAAGCCGGCGGACACATTCAAGTTGGTCAGCTCATCACCGCAATGCGCCATGCAGACAGAGGTCAAGAAATCGCGGAATTGGCGGTCAAATTCCGCGATCGCGGTGCGGTCGGATTTGATATTGCTGGCGCGGAAGACGGCTTTTTGCCGTCC from Renibacterium salmoninarum ATCC 33209 includes:
- a CDS encoding DedA family protein, producing the protein MDLIELFRGLNEMIAHSASQWWIVPLVTLFCLIDGFFIFLPSETAIVALAAVSLSTGEPNVWLLMAGGAIGAIIGDNIAYQLGRRIGTAGFKWMRRPKVAKAFDWARMELDKRGAVLILTARYIPVGRVAVNFTAGATQYPWRKFAAVDAVACVTWAAYSVGIGTFAGSWIKNNHLLGVGIAIVFAIIIGFLVDHLMKMFHKWLEKRSQKQAASVESDLVAEPSEANTKVSKTTVPSVEPGSNIP
- a CDS encoding adenosine deaminase, producing the protein MTTEAQISSDVPFDIRSLPKVSLHDHLDGGLRPATIIELAAQIGHTLPSTDPAALGAWFRESADSGSLVRYLETFEHTVAVMQTREGLQRVAREFVEDLADDGVVYGEVRWAPEQHLTKGLSLDEAVEAVQAGIEEGTEAIEEAGGHIQVGQLITAMRHADRGQEIAELAVKFRDRGAVGFDIAGAEDGFLPSRFADAFRYLAEQNFPATVHAGEAAGLESIQSALVDGRALRLGHGVRIAEDIEVDFTTDEANEADLGMVTLGSLASWVRDRGITLELCPSSNLQTGAIAAWGNTIDQHPFDLLYQTGFRVSVNTDNRLMSGVTLTSELELLVETFDYDLDDLLAITLNAAEAAFLPLEEREALAEYITEAYAGLR